Proteins found in one Anopheles aquasalis chromosome 3, idAnoAquaMG_Q_19, whole genome shotgun sequence genomic segment:
- the LOC126576064 gene encoding alkaline phosphatase 4 — MSSSVRFASNRLLLMLLSGLLFVLICDIDRVLGASVYKSPNLDDARHWKRSAENYLKQVLSYDENRRMKPSVAKNVIIFVGDGMGIASLSTGRIFKGQRAGRSGEEEQLSFDTFPNTGMSKTYNTDRQVPDSAGTATAMFSGIKTRSGVVGADYTITETNLEAAKVPSFMEWAQAEGKRTGIVTTTRITHATPAACYAHSINRNYECGAKIPVGMKSRIKDIARQLVEDEPGKSMNVILGGGRNCFGAPVPDHLKTEYRFNGAMEKTCLRTDGRNLVDDWRVLKNGTNAQYVWKTEDLRDVVLDEVDHLLGLFADDHMSYDTIRNRGDDGEPSLSEMTEAAIRVLQRPGSAGFVLMVEGGRIDHAHHQNHAHLALAEVVELDKAVETALKLVDLDETLIIVTADHSHAMTFNGYPDRGNDILGFGNRPNATPYETITYANGPGFLQHRWNDTLLTEDADWATWVKVGQLNRSEITYRHLAAFPLGDETHGGEDVAVFASGPGASLVRGTFEQNYIAYVMSYAGCMGPAKRLNVACDDDFRLEFDQSSGAAGTHPAAIISIALVSVASVLRHLF, encoded by the exons atGTCGTCCAGTGTGAGGTTCGCATCGAACCGTCTGCTCCTAATGCTGCTAAGTGGCCTATTGTTCGTCCTAATCTGTGATATTGATCGTGTGCTGGGAGCGTCGGTATACAAATCACCCAATCTCGACG ATGCACGCCACTGGAAGCGATCGGCGGAGAACTACCTGAAGCAGGTACTATCGTACGATGAAAACCGTCGCATGAAACCGTCGGTGGCCAAGAatgtcatcatcttcgtcggtGACGGTATGGGCATCGCCTCCCTCTCAACCGGCCGCATCTTCAAGGGACAACGAGCGGGCCGTTCCGGTGAGGAGGAACAGCTAAGCTTCGATACCTTTCCGAACACGGGCATGTCCAAGACGTACAACACCGACCGGCAGGTACCGGATTCGGCCGGTACGGCGACGGCCATGTTTTCTGGCATTAAAACGCGATCCGGTGTGGTGGGTGCCGATTACACGATCACCGAAACGAACCTAGAGGCAGCCAAGGTGCCATCGTTCATGGAGTGGGCCCAAGCGGAGGGCAAACGGACGGGCAttgtgacgacgacgcgcaTTACGCACGCCACACCGGCCGCCTGCTATGCGCACTCGATCAATCGGAACTACGAGTGTGGCGCCAAGATTCCGGTGGGGATGAAGAGCCGCATTAAGGACATCGCCCGGCAGCTGGTTGAGGATGAACCGGGAAAGAGTATGAACGTGATTCTGGGTGGTGGAAGGAACTGTTTCGGTGCACCCGTACCGGACCATCTGAAGACGGAGTATCGGTTCAATGGTGCGATGGAGAAGACGTGCCTGCGGACGGATGGTCGTAATCTGGTGGATGATTGGCGGGTGCTGAAGAACGGCACAAACGCCCAGTACGTCTGGAAGACAGAGGATCTACGGGACGTTGTGTTGGATGAGGTAGATCATCTGCTCGGTTTGTTTGCTGACGATCACATGAGCTACGATACGATCCGGAACCGTGGGGACGATGGAGAACCGTCGCTCAGTGAGATGACGGAGGCGGCCATACGGGTTCTGCAGCGTCCTGGTAGTGCCGGATTTGTGCTGATGGTTGAGGGAGGACGGATTGATCATGCGCACCACCAGAATCACGCCCATCTTGCGCTGGCCGAAGTGGTGGAGTTGGACAAGGCGGTCGAGACGGCCCTCAAGTTGGTGGATCTGGATGAAACGCTTATCATCGTGACGGCCGATCACTCCCATGCGATGACATTCAATGGCTATCCGGACCGGGGCAATGATATTCTAG GATTCGGGAATCGACCTAACGCGACACCCTACGAAACCATAACCTACGCCAATGGGCCCGGATTTCTGCAGCACCGCTGGAACGATACGCTGCTGACGGAGGACGCCGATTGGGCTACCTGGGTGAAAGTGGGCCAGCTCAATCGTTCCGAAATCACCTACCGACATTTGGCCGCCTTCCCGCTCGGTGATGAGACGCACGGTGGTGAGGATGTGGCCGTGTTTGCGTCCGGTCCCGGTGCCAGCCTGGTGCGTGGTACGTTCGAGCAGAACTACATCGCGTACGTGATGAGCTATGCGGGGTGTATGGGACCGGCCAAGCGGCTAAACGTTGCCTGTGACGATGACTTCCGGCTCGAGTTTGACCAATCGTCGGGAGCGGCTGGTACGCACCCGGCGGCCATCATCAGTATTGCGCTAGTCAGCGTGGCGTCCGTTTTGAGgcatttgttttaa